In Phragmites australis chromosome 24, lpPhrAust1.1, whole genome shotgun sequence, the following are encoded in one genomic region:
- the LOC133908074 gene encoding uncharacterized protein LOC133908074, whose translation MRIRKRTPARAASPGPSPALSASPPSPTPPLLLQQPKERTHEEEAEEKRVILVGAGARARAGDQEDDRVAAASKNSAMADAPKPEPEPQDAAVRCSRNDGKRWRCKNAVVPGYLFCDRHVAWSTRKRKPRAKKKKNHGVSVLEPATEEIVEDEAAASAAEREDRDGTAGTHQLGRHGGDGFYYYGGFEPGCRKRVRGGGPGPA comes from the exons ATGAGGATCCGGAAGCGCACCCCGGCCAGGGCCGCCTCGCCGGGACCGTCGCCGGCGCTCTCcgcgtcgccgccgtcgccgactcctccgctgctgctgcagcagccgAAG GAGAGAACCCACGAGGAGGAAGCGGAAGAGAAGCGCGTGATCCTGGTCGGAGCGGGAGCCAGAGCCCGAGCCGGAGACCAAGAAGACGACCGGGTCGCGGCCGCCTCCAAGAACAG CGCAATGGCCGACGCGCCgaagccggagccggagccgcaggACGCCGCCGTCAGGTGCAGCCGGAACGACGGGAAGCGGTGGCGCTGCAAGAACGCCGTCGTGCCGGGGTACCTGTTCTGCGACCGCCACGTCGCGTGGTCCACACGCAAGCGCAAGCCGAgggccaagaagaagaaaaatcacGGCGTCAGCGTCCTGGAGCCCGCCACGGAGGAGATCGTAGAGGACGAGGCGGCGGCATCGGCGGCCGAGAGGGAGGACAGGGACGGTACAGCGGGGACGCATCAACTGGGGCGCCACGGCGGTGACGGCTTCTACTACTACGGTGGGTTCGAGCCGGGTTGCCGGAAGCGGGTGAGGGGCGGCGGGCCTGGGCCGGCGTGA